From Bacteroidales bacterium, one genomic window encodes:
- a CDS encoding alpha/beta hydrolase-fold protein, with product MMKEKLSRAIKNVTLCLLTCLCTLPAWSQELVVMESPKYLKANDSIFVFTPSGKKPQATVILLHGWGGSYTNWTKSNDLQSLSDSTGFRFICPDGLKDSWYVNWADTSKMQMRDFLNKEFIPEMYKRYNLNPETTFIDGLSMGGHGAINVFIDNYDKFKAAGSLSGVLDLQLAYDTFIKKLLFKSWKQDVAAEREKVMGQDTARFNNESADRRIKLIAGKPKMIVVSCGYSDFFAPCTISFAQACRANNVPVIETLSPGVHSWSFWKYALDQHIMYFKRIMDGKEMGYDNGRKIDKVKPAVPKQNGSPELLVMQSPNYLKCNDSIYIFTPENAQPHATIILLHGWQGDYKAWSDKVDIQSVCNETGFRIICPDGFYNGWYMNNSDKNKMQSKDFFNKEFFPQIFAKYNLDPQTTFIDGLSMGGHGAITLFIDNQKLFRAAGSMSGVLDLNDCYNHYAEPNKLSTGLSQDMKKIVGDDLSRFSEESAISRVNKIKRNNKFIVVSCGYNDYMSKEAGEFCTAAGKAKVRWIETLSPGYHSWRFWNYALSQHIWYFQRILDGKGMGFKK from the coding sequence ATGATGAAAGAAAAACTGTCAAGAGCTATAAAAAATGTAACTCTTTGCTTACTAACATGTTTGTGCACCCTTCCCGCATGGTCGCAGGAATTGGTTGTGATGGAATCGCCAAAATACCTTAAAGCAAATGATTCAATATTTGTTTTCACACCTTCCGGTAAAAAACCTCAAGCAACTGTGATTTTGCTGCACGGATGGGGCGGAAGTTATACCAATTGGACAAAGAGCAATGACCTGCAGAGTCTCAGCGACAGCACCGGTTTTAGATTTATTTGTCCCGACGGATTGAAGGACAGCTGGTACGTTAACTGGGCTGATACCAGCAAGATGCAGATGCGTGACTTTCTGAATAAAGAATTTATTCCGGAGATGTATAAGAGGTACAACCTTAATCCGGAGACTACATTTATTGACGGATTGAGCATGGGAGGACACGGCGCAATTAACGTATTCATAGATAATTACGATAAATTTAAGGCTGCCGGCAGTTTGAGCGGAGTGCTTGATTTGCAGCTTGCTTATGACACATTCATTAAAAAACTCTTATTCAAATCTTGGAAGCAGGATGTTGCAGCAGAACGGGAAAAGGTTATGGGTCAGGACACTGCAAGATTCAACAATGAGAGCGCAGACAGGAGAATAAAACTTATTGCGGGCAAGCCAAAAATGATTGTTGTATCTTGCGGATACTCAGACTTTTTTGCCCCTTGTACAATATCTTTCGCACAAGCATGCAGGGCAAATAATGTACCTGTAATTGAAACGCTGAGCCCCGGAGTTCACTCATGGTCATTCTGGAAATATGCTCTAGACCAACATATTATGTACTTTAAAAGAATAATGGACGGCAAAGAGATGGGGTATGATAACGGAAGAAAAATTGATAAAGTAAAACCTGCAGTTCCAAAACAAAACGGCTCTCCGGAACTATTAGTGATGCAATCTCCTAACTATCTGAAATGCAATGACTCCATATATATATTCACACCGGAAAACGCACAGCCTCACGCAACAATAATTCTGCTGCACGGGTGGCAGGGAGATTATAAAGCATGGAGCGACAAAGTTGATATTCAGTCTGTTTGCAATGAAACAGGTTTTAGAATTATTTGTCCAGACGGATTTTACAACGGCTGGTACATGAATAATTCAGATAAAAATAAAATGCAGTCAAAAGATTTCTTTAACAAAGAATTCTTTCCACAAATTTTTGCAAAATATAACCTTGACCCGCAAACCACTTTCATTGACGGATTGAGCATGGGAGGACACGGCGCTATTACGTTATTCATTGATAATCAAAAGCTTTTCCGTGCGGCAGGCAGCATGAGCGGAGTACTGGATTTGAATGACTGCTACAATCACTATGCGGAACCCAACAAACTTTCCACAGGTCTGTCTCAAGACATGAAAAAAATAGTTGGCGATGACCTGTCCAGATTTTCAGAAGAGAGCGCAATATCTAGAGTTAACAAGATTAAACGCAACAATAAATTCATCGTTGTTTCTTGCGGTTACAATGACTATATGTCAAAGGAAGCGGGAGAATTTTGCACAGCGGCAGGAAAAGCAAAAGTGCGCTGGATTGAGACTTTAAGTCCCGGATATCACTCTTGGAGATTTTGGAATTATGCACTCTCACAGCACATTTGGTACTTTCAAAGGATACTTGATGGAAAGGGAATGGGGTTTAAAAAGTAA
- a CDS encoding SusC/RagA family TonB-linked outer membrane protein, giving the protein MKIKLLMTVLLLTLTSALFAQKLTVKGTVKDAANGEPLVGAYVQVKGTNVNAMTDVDGKYSISCPQNAVLVFSYIGYNKTEISVNGRSAIDVTMQSANVLDEVVVTAMGMTRSQKSVGYATSTVKSDDLTNAKSSALMTGIQGKVAGVQVSSQGGTGSSQKVVVRGYSSFSSNNPLYVIDGIPMSNGFAGSSSFNDSVDFGNGANDVNPDDVESMTILKGASATALYGSRAANGVIMITTKRAKENRLVVNYDFSLMGSNVLRVPQGQDMFGQGWPVFDAAENGSWGPRMDGRIQEWGPWAYSVENATSKPNGFQVLSKPFSFAKDNIRKFYTFGNEITNNISVAAGNQDLGMVFSYGNTNAKGVMPNKADTYNRNTFSFRGNAKYKNFSIDANINYVRKDAKKPSAGQGNDGASMFQEILQYGADISFKAMKDYNDVHFNPDNFYTFYAENPYWVVDHNKNVYQDDRIYGKIDISYQIIKGLTAEARIGGDFTSSRTKRWNEKHVIPSDAWAYGSKSDLAGTYSEDYDKQEELDATGMLKADYKLTEDLNLNAVVGYDINQRTFSYLDSYLYGLSTPGWFSLANTTSSPTTTSYYQRRRLMGAFAQADLSYKNWAFLTATARNDWSSTLPINDNHFFYWGVNGAVVFTDAFDLKDTPISFLKLRLAYGKTGNDAPLYRTSGIYSATQIGLGFGSLYLPLGGVLGLTESNSLPTKNLKPEITSEFEVGLNINLFNNRLTFDGAYYDKNTKNQIIAASVAPETGYTTQTRNVGKIGNKGVEIMLGGTPIKSGDWKWDIGMTFTKNWSKVKELWDDVTSYTLTSAYSVSYVAVVGKPLGEFQVPAIARDDQGRVIVGSKGFPQIDASKKETVGTSAPRFQMGFTTKITWKDLSLSAVVDWRNGGYFYCYTAQLYHFAGNATPTVYNNRAPFIYPNSVRLNDAGTGYVENDIPITSYNTYEYYNNAKNTAYYRNWVLKKDYVKLRELVLSYNLPKSICEKTGFIKGITVSAIGRNLFMWTPKENNYVDPEGSNYGNDLQSEFGEFAAAPTNRTFGGSIKITF; this is encoded by the coding sequence ATGAAAATTAAACTTTTGATGACGGTCCTTTTACTGACTCTGACGAGCGCGTTGTTCGCACAGAAGTTGACAGTTAAAGGTACTGTAAAGGACGCGGCCAACGGTGAGCCGCTAGTCGGAGCTTACGTTCAGGTTAAAGGAACCAACGTTAACGCGATGACCGATGTTGATGGAAAGTATTCCATCAGCTGTCCTCAAAATGCAGTTTTGGTGTTTTCCTATATAGGATACAACAAAACTGAAATTTCTGTAAACGGAAGAAGTGCTATTGACGTAACGATGCAATCAGCCAACGTACTTGATGAGGTTGTTGTTACGGCAATGGGTATGACCCGCTCACAGAAATCTGTGGGTTATGCTACTTCCACAGTGAAGTCTGATGACCTGACCAACGCCAAATCATCTGCCCTTATGACGGGTATTCAGGGAAAGGTTGCCGGTGTTCAGGTATCTTCACAAGGAGGCACAGGTTCTTCACAGAAAGTTGTGGTCCGCGGCTATTCTTCATTCTCCAGCAATAATCCACTTTATGTTATTGATGGTATTCCAATGAGCAACGGTTTTGCCGGTTCCAGCAGTTTTAATGATTCTGTCGATTTTGGTAACGGAGCCAATGACGTTAACCCAGACGATGTTGAGAGCATGACTATTCTAAAAGGTGCCTCAGCAACAGCTCTTTACGGTTCACGTGCAGCAAACGGAGTTATCATGATTACAACAAAGCGCGCTAAAGAAAACCGCCTTGTTGTTAACTATGATTTCTCATTAATGGGTTCCAACGTATTGAGAGTTCCTCAGGGACAGGATATGTTTGGACAAGGCTGGCCTGTATTTGACGCAGCAGAGAACGGATCTTGGGGTCCTAGAATGGACGGCAGAATTCAGGAATGGGGTCCTTGGGCTTATTCAGTTGAGAATGCAACTTCAAAACCTAATGGGTTCCAAGTTCTTTCAAAGCCTTTCTCATTTGCAAAGGATAATATCCGCAAATTCTATACATTTGGCAATGAGATTACAAACAACATTTCAGTTGCTGCCGGCAATCAAGATTTGGGTATGGTATTCTCTTATGGCAACACAAATGCTAAGGGAGTAATGCCAAACAAGGCAGACACCTATAATAGAAATACATTCTCATTCCGCGGCAATGCCAAGTATAAGAACTTCTCTATTGACGCAAACATCAACTACGTAAGAAAGGATGCAAAGAAACCTTCTGCTGGACAAGGAAATGATGGAGCATCTATGTTCCAGGAGATTCTACAGTACGGCGCAGATATTTCTTTCAAAGCTATGAAGGACTATAATGATGTCCACTTCAACCCAGATAACTTCTATACATTCTATGCAGAAAACCCTTACTGGGTTGTAGATCACAACAAGAACGTATATCAGGATGATAGAATCTATGGTAAAATTGATATTAGCTACCAGATTATCAAAGGTCTAACCGCAGAAGCACGTATTGGCGGCGATTTCACAAGCTCCAGAACAAAGAGATGGAATGAGAAACACGTTATTCCAAGCGATGCATGGGCATACGGCAGCAAATCAGATCTTGCAGGTACTTATTCAGAAGATTACGACAAACAGGAAGAGTTGGATGCTACCGGTATGTTAAAAGCAGATTATAAATTGACAGAAGATTTAAATCTAAATGCCGTTGTTGGTTATGACATTAATCAACGTACATTCTCTTACTTGGACTCTTATCTATATGGTCTTAGTACACCGGGATGGTTCAGTCTTGCAAATACAACATCAAGCCCTACAACAACTTCTTATTATCAGAGAAGAAGACTTATGGGCGCTTTTGCACAGGCAGACTTAAGTTACAAAAATTGGGCATTCTTAACTGCAACAGCACGTAATGACTGGTCTTCTACACTTCCTATCAATGACAACCATTTCTTCTACTGGGGAGTAAACGGAGCCGTAGTATTTACAGATGCATTTGATCTTAAAGACACTCCTATCTCTTTCTTAAAGTTAAGACTAGCTTATGGAAAGACTGGTAATGACGCTCCTCTTTACAGAACATCAGGTATCTATTCAGCTACTCAGATTGGATTAGGTTTTGGCTCTCTATACCTTCCTCTAGGTGGAGTTCTTGGTTTAACAGAAAGCAACTCTCTTCCTACAAAGAACTTGAAGCCGGAGATTACATCTGAGTTTGAGGTTGGTCTAAATATTAATTTGTTTAACAACAGATTGACTTTTGATGGTGCATATTATGATAAAAATACTAAGAATCAGATTATTGCAGCATCAGTTGCACCAGAAACCGGATATACTACTCAAACACGTAACGTTGGTAAAATTGGCAACAAGGGTGTTGAAATTATGTTAGGCGGTACACCTATTAAATCCGGAGATTGGAAATGGGATATTGGTATGACATTTACAAAGAACTGGTCAAAGGTTAAAGAGTTGTGGGATGATGTAACATCTTACACTTTGACAAGTGCATACAGTGTATCTTACGTAGCAGTTGTTGGAAAACCTCTAGGAGAATTCCAGGTACCTGCAATTGCAAGAGATGATCAGGGAAGAGTTATAGTTGGTTCTAAGGGATTCCCTCAAATTGATGCCAGCAAGAAAGAAACTGTTGGAACATCAGCTCCAAGATTCCAGATGGGATTTACAACCAAGATCACTTGGAAAGACTTATCTCTTTCTGCAGTTGTTGATTGGAGAAACGGCGGATATTTCTACTGCTATACAGCTCAATTGTATCACTTTGCAGGAAATGCTACTCCAACCGTTTACAACAACCGTGCTCCGTTCATCTACCCTAACTCTGTTAGATTAAATGATGCAGGTACAGGATATGTTGAGAATGATATCCCTATTACATCTTACAACACTTACGAGTACTACAATAATGCAAAGAACACAGCTTATTACAGAAATTGGGTTCTTAAGAAGGATTATGTAAAACTTCGCGAACTTGTACTTTCATACAATTTACCTAAGAGTATTTGCGAAAAGACTGGTTTCATTAAAGGTATCACAGTCAGCGCTATTGGAAGGAACTTGTTTATGTGGACTCCTAAGGAGAACAACTATGTAGATCCAGAGGGATCAAACTATGGCAATGACCTTCAGTCTGAATTTGGTGAATTTGCTGCAGCACCTACGAATAGAACATTCGGAGGCAGCATAAAAATTACCTTCTAA
- a CDS encoding SusD/RagB family nutrient-binding outer membrane lipoprotein: MIKYISVIVVAVLMCSCKGGFMDINKNPNYPETVTDPLMLLPSGQIQVAAIVGGDMELVGSLWSQHYTQNNASNQYNTTVDYSITNTSYQRFWSIPYAGAIPDLTNAVKYSAAAGNADNLFVASETMLCFMYHILGSWYGDIPYTEAALGNANLTPKFDEGSAINDDLIKRLENVISKATSAANAAVDMSGQDIVFGGSVKNWIAFAKTLRLKLMMRNWSKYSSTIATALDAGGFLTTDAKIATFVNEENHSNPLFENDRRKLNTTRNMVACNTLANYLRANADPRIKVFYDKTSGAYPSNEAGYRLATGIRYSRATLAATDPVYFMSEAESYFLQAEAWARLDKASKAQSFYEAGVKAAFDRWGYDCSTFIATGGVYAFDATSQATMLKCILTQKWVAATRCQAWDSFFDITRTGIPALGTKLTSEAGYVSGELVPVVDSSLPADQFPHRMLYPKSSSDYNTNTPTVKIEAKQWWQK, translated from the coding sequence ATGATAAAATACATTTCCGTCATAGTTGTAGCAGTTTTGATGTGCTCCTGCAAAGGCGGATTTATGGATATAAACAAGAACCCTAATTATCCTGAGACCGTAACGGATCCATTGATGTTACTTCCTTCTGGGCAGATTCAGGTTGCAGCGATAGTTGGAGGAGACATGGAGCTAGTTGGTTCACTATGGAGCCAGCACTACACTCAGAATAATGCATCTAACCAGTACAACACTACTGTAGATTATTCTATTACAAATACTTCTTATCAACGTTTTTGGTCTATTCCTTATGCAGGCGCAATACCTGATTTGACAAATGCAGTTAAATATTCTGCTGCTGCCGGAAACGCAGACAACCTATTTGTAGCATCAGAGACCATGTTATGCTTCATGTATCACATACTAGGAAGCTGGTATGGTGATATTCCTTACACTGAGGCAGCACTTGGAAATGCAAACCTTACTCCAAAATTTGATGAGGGATCTGCAATTAATGATGATCTTATCAAGAGGTTGGAGAACGTTATTTCAAAAGCAACTTCAGCAGCAAACGCTGCTGTAGATATGTCAGGCCAGGATATAGTTTTTGGCGGTAGCGTTAAAAATTGGATTGCATTTGCAAAGACTTTGAGACTAAAACTTATGATGCGCAACTGGAGCAAGTATTCTTCAACTATTGCCACAGCATTAGATGCCGGCGGATTCTTAACTACAGATGCTAAGATAGCTACATTTGTAAATGAAGAGAACCATTCAAATCCTCTTTTTGAGAATGATAGAAGAAAACTTAATACTACAAGAAACATGGTAGCCTGCAACACTTTGGCAAATTATTTAAGAGCCAATGCAGACCCTCGTATTAAAGTTTTCTATGATAAAACATCTGGTGCATATCCAAGCAATGAGGCAGGTTATCGTCTTGCTACAGGCATTAGATATTCACGCGCAACACTAGCTGCAACTGACCCTGTATATTTTATGTCAGAAGCAGAAAGTTACTTCTTGCAGGCAGAGGCTTGGGCTCGTCTTGACAAAGCATCAAAGGCTCAGTCTTTCTATGAGGCTGGAGTTAAAGCTGCATTTGACAGATGGGGTTATGATTGTTCAACTTTCATTGCAACAGGCGGAGTTTACGCATTTGACGCTACTTCTCAGGCTACAATGTTAAAGTGCATCCTTACTCAGAAATGGGTTGCTGCTACACGTTGCCAAGCATGGGATAGTTTCTTTGATATCACAAGAACAGGCATTCCTGCACTTGGAACTAAGTTAACTTCTGAGGCTGGTTATGTAAGCGGAGAATTAGTTCCTGTAGTAGATTCATCTCTACCTGCAGATCAATTCCCTCACAGAATGCTTTATCCTAAATCATCCTCTGACTATAATACTAACACACCAACCGTTAAGATTGAAGCTAAACAGTGGTGGCAGAAATAA
- a CDS encoding alpha-N-acetylglucosaminidase, protein MKKLLLFTIVFLIPVCQHATNINLQPALQQTANKQLATVRPAQRISVHPVQQLIERITPGHSGNFELQIAPAKEFPASKYEGTPYSIYKAPDGKILLRSTEKIGLCVAYYQYLREYCEVSLSFCGDNLKLPEKLPLPSEKINGRINGKYRSFFNYCSFSYTGAWWNWTDWQRVIDFMAMNGINMPLQVVGLEGVWYNALLRIGYTDQQARQYLCGPAYFAWQWMTNIESFAGPLPKSWIESHIKLGKQITDRELELGMHPIQQGFSGGVPARFKEIYPQANIQMKEDWCGFAPVAQLDPTDPLFMKFGKIFFEEEKKLYGLHGFYATDPFHESTPISTDSSYLHGVAKAVLKLYREADKNFKYWIMQGWTPTKEIVEAIPKDSLIILDLADPQYTPSKPGEKKFWGYPYLAGNLHNFGGRINMHGDIEALADNQYTMAADDGSPVVGSGIFMEGICQNPLYYDLAFEMPVHQNKADMIDWLHGYSVRRYGYVSDNTLDALIRLWHNPYRRGTNGTEKSSIIAARPALHPKKSGPNSNFGIPYSQDTLIIAEDFLLGCDPITDGYMFDIVDIQRQIMSNLGQGLNKKIAEAFESGNITEFDKRTAEFYELLTDLDSLVGTRREYSFEDKIQKAHSWATTQQESDLYDFNQSMQVTQWGPVQVQQTNISATNNGNNCSGKAQFDGQDIPQSWYGRDVLFDYSWREWSGLIREYYLPRWQMFYKMLRGKLTDGSWKNYREYEENLPRTSGREAINADDFYSSMTKMEYKWISTPKHYSPMKYGNEYAVAKRMFDKWEKEAYAMAEYSRQK, encoded by the coding sequence ATGAAGAAACTACTCCTGTTTACAATAGTATTTTTGATACCTGTCTGCCAGCATGCAACAAACATTAATCTGCAACCTGCTTTGCAGCAGACTGCAAACAAACAACTGGCTACAGTACGCCCTGCGCAGCGTATCTCAGTACACCCTGTGCAACAGCTCATTGAGAGGATAACGCCGGGACATTCAGGCAATTTTGAGCTGCAGATAGCACCGGCAAAAGAATTCCCTGCAAGCAAATATGAAGGGACACCTTATTCAATTTATAAAGCTCCCGACGGGAAAATTCTGCTGCGCAGCACAGAGAAGATTGGTTTATGCGTGGCTTATTATCAATATCTTAGAGAGTACTGTGAGGTTTCCCTCTCCTTCTGCGGAGACAACCTCAAATTGCCTGAAAAACTACCGCTGCCATCTGAAAAAATCAACGGCCGTATCAACGGGAAGTATCGCTCATTTTTCAATTACTGTTCCTTCAGCTACACCGGAGCGTGGTGGAATTGGACTGACTGGCAAAGAGTTATAGACTTCATGGCCATGAATGGCATAAATATGCCGCTGCAAGTTGTTGGTTTGGAGGGAGTTTGGTACAATGCGCTGCTGCGCATAGGATACACGGACCAGCAGGCGCGCCAATATCTTTGCGGCCCCGCATACTTTGCATGGCAATGGATGACAAACATAGAGAGCTTTGCAGGACCGCTTCCAAAGAGCTGGATTGAGAGCCATATAAAGCTTGGCAAGCAGATCACCGACAGGGAATTAGAGCTAGGCATGCACCCTATTCAGCAAGGATTTTCCGGAGGGGTTCCCGCAAGATTTAAAGAGATTTATCCGCAGGCAAACATTCAGATGAAAGAGGATTGGTGCGGCTTTGCACCTGTAGCTCAGCTAGATCCGACAGATCCGCTGTTCATGAAATTTGGAAAAATATTTTTTGAAGAGGAGAAAAAACTCTACGGGCTTCACGGATTTTATGCAACTGACCCATTTCACGAGAGTACCCCTATCTCTACGGATAGCTCTTATTTACACGGAGTTGCAAAGGCAGTATTAAAACTCTATCGGGAGGCAGATAAAAATTTTAAATACTGGATTATGCAGGGCTGGACCCCTACTAAAGAGATAGTTGAGGCTATTCCAAAAGACTCTCTTATTATTTTGGATTTGGCTGATCCTCAGTATACTCCGTCAAAACCTGGAGAGAAAAAATTCTGGGGTTATCCATACCTGGCAGGCAATCTTCACAATTTTGGAGGGAGAATCAACATGCACGGAGACATAGAGGCACTAGCTGATAATCAGTACACTATGGCGGCAGATGATGGTTCTCCGGTTGTAGGCAGCGGAATTTTTATGGAGGGAATTTGCCAGAATCCGCTCTATTATGATTTGGCATTTGAGATGCCCGTACATCAAAATAAAGCAGATATGATTGACTGGCTGCACGGATACTCCGTAAGACGCTACGGATATGTTTCAGACAACACACTTGATGCACTTATCCGCCTGTGGCACAACCCTTACCGCAGAGGAACCAACGGCACTGAAAAGAGTTCAATCATTGCCGCGCGCCCGGCGCTGCATCCAAAAAAGTCCGGTCCAAATTCAAATTTCGGAATTCCATACAGCCAGGACACTCTGATAATTGCAGAAGATTTTCTGCTTGGCTGTGATCCTATAACCGACGGATATATGTTTGATATAGTGGATATTCAGAGACAAATCATGAGCAATCTTGGACAAGGGCTGAATAAAAAAATTGCAGAGGCGTTTGAGAGCGGTAACATTACTGAGTTTGACAAGCGCACTGCAGAATTTTATGAACTGCTTACAGATTTAGATTCACTTGTCGGCACTCGCAGAGAGTACAGTTTTGAGGATAAAATTCAGAAAGCACATTCATGGGCTACAACGCAGCAAGAGTCTGATTTATATGATTTTAATCAATCCATGCAAGTTACCCAGTGGGGACCGGTACAAGTTCAACAAACAAATATTAGCGCCACCAACAACGGCAACAATTGCAGCGGCAAGGCACAATTTGACGGACAGGACATACCGCAAAGCTGGTACGGAAGAGACGTTTTGTTTGATTACTCTTGGCGGGAATGGAGCGGTTTAATAAGGGAGTATTACCTTCCTCGCTGGCAAATGTTTTACAAGATGTTGCGCGGAAAATTAACGGACGGCAGCTGGAAAAACTATCGGGAGTATGAAGAGAATTTACCGCGCACTTCCGGCAGGGAGGCTATAAATGCGGATGATTTTTACAGCTCAATGACAAAGATGGAGTATAAGTGGATAAGTACTCCAAAACACTATTCTCCAATGAAATACGGTAATGAATATGCTGTAGCAAAGAGGATGTTTGACAAGTGGGAGAAAGAGGCTTATGCAATGGCAGAATACTCGCGACAGAAATAA
- a CDS encoding lactonase family protein: protein MTKKTKGMIALAAICILALIAATIIIFIAKKRENNHVYSVYIGAYGDKAVKYSFNCRTLEMSKLADYEEANPSFITLTPDGKFLYAVSENAAKSGISAFSNSFTPAKINRRRDIGIDPCYITFYKNYVLTANYGGGSISLFPTDTDGRIRQCSQIIKFIGSGPNKARQATSHIHTVRIIKGKDTGNDYVMATDLGCDKLYFFRFGNDSLKKESLKLLWCDTASYSVPKGYGPRHVEFSKDGQYMYLLCELSGRILVFNINEKGNNLILNQIQDTLSDRMHAAASADIHIHPNGKFLYASCRKVRDGISIFQIHSDGTLSKIGYQMTGSGPRNFAITPDGDFMLVACQQDQEIQIFRINKKTGFLTNTDKTLKLNNLEPVCILIR, encoded by the coding sequence ATGACAAAGAAAACAAAAGGAATGATTGCCCTTGCGGCAATATGCATCCTTGCTCTTATAGCAGCAACAATCATCATCTTCATTGCAAAAAAAAGAGAGAACAACCATGTATATTCCGTCTACATAGGAGCTTACGGAGACAAGGCTGTTAAATACAGTTTTAACTGCAGGACGCTTGAGATGTCTAAACTTGCAGATTATGAGGAGGCTAACCCATCTTTCATAACTCTTACTCCCGACGGAAAATTCCTTTATGCGGTCAGCGAGAATGCGGCAAAATCCGGGATAAGCGCCTTTAGCAACTCATTCACCCCTGCAAAGATAAACCGCAGAAGAGATATTGGCATAGACCCTTGCTATATAACGTTTTACAAGAATTATGTTCTTACCGCAAATTATGGCGGAGGAAGCATTTCTTTATTCCCGACAGATACTGACGGAAGAATCAGACAGTGTTCTCAGATAATAAAATTTATAGGCAGCGGCCCAAACAAAGCCAGACAGGCAACATCCCATATTCATACCGTAAGAATTATAAAAGGAAAAGATACTGGAAATGACTATGTTATGGCTACGGACCTTGGATGCGACAAACTCTATTTCTTCAGATTCGGGAATGATTCTTTAAAAAAAGAGAGTCTGAAATTGCTTTGGTGTGATACTGCATCATACTCCGTACCAAAGGGTTACGGCCCAAGACACGTTGAGTTCAGCAAGGACGGACAGTATATGTATCTTTTGTGCGAACTTAGCGGAAGGATACTGGTATTCAATATTAACGAGAAGGGTAACAATCTAATACTTAATCAAATACAAGACACGCTCTCCGACCGCATGCATGCCGCCGCAAGCGCAGACATACACATTCACCCTAACGGAAAATTCCTATATGCATCTTGCAGAAAAGTAAGAGACGGCATCTCAATTTTCCAAATTCATTCAGATGGAACTCTCTCAAAAATAGGATACCAGATGACAGGCTCAGGACCCAGAAATTTTGCAATAACTCCTGACGGAGATTTTATGCTTGTTGCCTGCCAGCAAGACCAAGAGATTCAAATCTTTAGAATAAACAAGAAGACCGGATTTCTGACCAACACGGATAAGACCCTAAAATTAAATAATTTAGAGCCGGTTTGCATCTTGATAAGATAG